The Ignavibacteriota bacterium DNA segment ACTTATCTTTGTTGATGATGTGGTGGACGAACTGAACAGCCGTGAAGAAGTTTCATCCATCAAAACCATTTGTGAGATGGGAACCGGTGCTGACAGACAACTCGATGTCTGGTATAAAACAAATGATTTCAATAAAGTCGTTGATTACATTATCAGCGAAACATATCTCGGATTAGAATTGAATTAAAAAGGAAATTCATGCATCATCTCCTTCAGGACATTCCAGTATTAGCTGAACTTTTACAGGGCGCGCAAAATGCCGTCAACGTCTGTTTGCGGATTCAACCGGAAGAACACACCGTTATCATCACAGACGAAGAAACAATGGAAATCGCCGCGGCGCTTGCCCACGAAATTCATAGCATTGGTTCATCGCTCGACGTTTATACACTTGAAGATTTTTCAGAGCGACCGTTGCCCGGCATGCCTCAGCCAATCCTTGAAGATTTGGAACATGCGCAGGTAAGTATCTTCGCGGCACAAGCGCAGCGTGGCGAACTCGGTTCCAGAATTCAAATGACGGAAGTAATTAACCGAAAGAAAATCCGACACGCTCACATGGTGAACATCAACAAGCAGATCATGACCGAAGGAATGAGAGCCGATTTTCTTGCTGTGGATGATTTAAGCACACGGGTTGTCAACCGCGCACGGAAGGCAAAACATATTCGTGCAACGTCTCATGCAGGAACAGATATACGGGTAGAACTATCCGACCAACTCCGTTGGGTGAAGACAAGCGGAATTATTTCCCGCGATAAATGGGGAAATCTCCCCGGCGGTGAAGTATTTACTGCTCCATATAACATCAACGGGCATTTCGTTGTTGACGGAGTCGTCGGCGATTATCTTTGCCAGAAGTACGGCGATTTGAAAAACAATCCGCTCAGCATTACCATCACTGATAACCGTATTAGCAACGTTGAATGTGCAAACGATGAACTACGCGGAGAATTTCTTTCTTACACTTCCACTGATGAGAATTCAAACCGTGCAGGTGAGTTTGCCATCGGAACAAACATAGCACTCAAAGGAGTCATCGGGCATATTTTGCAGGATGAAAAACTTCCCGGCATCCACATAGCGTTTGGAAACCCGTACGGAGAACATACAGGTCAAACATGGAACTCGACTACGCATATTGATTGTGTCGGAAGAGATTTTGATATCTGGATGGATGAGGAGAAGATTATGAATAATGGAAGATTCCTCATCTGATTTTGGAATACATGCCCGCCGACGGCGGGTGCGATTGGGGATTTCGGATTTATGATTGAAGATTTTTGATTTGAGATATGTGATATGCGTTTTGAAATTTCTCCCTTGCTCTCCACTCCCTTCTCCCATGCACAGCAAAAAGTATGATAAAAGAAGTTCGCTCAGAGTACAACAAACAATTCACGCAGGAACGATATAATTCGTTTCTTCAGGAAGTGAATAACACTTATCGTTTTCCCGTTGATTTCCGACTTGCGGAAACTCCGATTTTTCTCTCTCAGGAATTTACTACAAAACTTTACAACGCATGTGAAGAAATTCTTTCGCAACTTCAATCGGAGAATTTTTCACAACACGCACAAACTGCAATTCCTCCAGGGCTTGAAGTTCCGAACGAAACGAACCACACGACATTTCTCCAACTCGATTTTGCTCTTGCGCTTGACAATGATGGAACTATGGTTCCACGATTGATTGAGTTACAAGGCTTTCCTTCTCTCTATTGCTATCAGGTTTTTCAGGACAAGATGTTTCGGAAACATTTTTCCATTCCGGAAAATATGGTGACGTACTTTAGTGGGCTGGATAAAATTTCTTACCTGAACATGATGAGAGAAACGATTGTCGGAAATTTAAATCCGGAGAATGTCATTCTGCTTGAAATAGAACCATTCAAACAGAAAACACGTATTGATTTTGTCTGTACCGAAGCGATGCTCGGTGTACAATCAGTTTGCGTTACTGAAATTGTGAAACGGGGAAGCAAATTATTTTATCAAAACAATGGGAAGGAAATTCCCATCGAACGAATTTACAACAGGGTAATCTTCGATGAACTGCTTCGGAAGAAGCCGGAGATGAGTTTTTCATTAACCGATGAACTTGATGTTACTTGGGTTGGACACCCGAACTGGTATTTCAAAATCAGTAAACACACGCTTCCGTTCCTGAAAAGCGAATACGTTCCTCAAACATTCTTCCTCAATGACCTGACTGAATATCCGTCTGATTTGAGTAATTTTGTATTGAAGCCGCTCTACTCATTTGCCGGAAGCGGAGTTGAAGTTGATGTCACGAAAGAAATGCTCGGAAACATTCAACAAAAAGAAAATTATATCCTCCAAAGAAAAATTACATACGCGCCGGCAATTGAAACGCCAGATGGATTTTCAAAAGCGGAAATCAGAATGATGTTTGTCTGGAACGAAAAGCCAATGCTTGTGAACAACCTCGTTCGGCTAAGCAAGGGAAAGATGATTGGAGTGGATTTTAATAAAGATAAAACGTGGGTGGGGTCGAGTTTGGCGTATCATTATTAAGAAATTATTAAACGTGCCTTCAGGGTTTAAGCCAATTGCTCTGTGGTTTGACGATAAGTCTTGCATTATTATATGCCATCTTTAGGGTTAGACAAGTTCTTGCCGTGTAGGTTCCTTCGTTGAGTTTATGTGCAACTAAGGCTAAATCCGGATTTGGAGAACCAGATGTTAGACATAATGGTAATAACAGTTGTGTTTTTCCATCATAATATTGGGGAACAGCTATTTTGTAATTAGTACGAACTCTCTTCTTAACTTCATCTATGGCACCCACTAATTGTCTTCTAAGTTCTGCATCATCAGCATTCTGAAGGTGTGTAGGAAATCTTGAAATATTATCTTTAAGGATGTGGTCTATATCGGGAATAAGGTCACATTTTGGATTAAATATTAGTAAATCAGGTTTATCAAAAAAATTTGCAACATCTGGAAGGTTTGATGAGAATAACCTCAAAATTTGATTATCACTCTTTCTTAAAAAGGCCTTAAAACAATATGGTGTTGTAAAACCTTGACGAGGGTTTTTATATTTTTCAAAAAAAGCATAAATGTCTTCTAAATTCATTGTCACTAACCCCGTGTTGAAGCAGGCGTGCACATTATCTTTTGTAAAAACAATTTTCTTTTCTTGTTGAAGTTTGCGGAAAGTAAACTCTAAATAATTTTTTAGAATAGAATAATTCTTTGTTGTCGAATCCGAAAAATCCCACTCTTCAGGGTCTGCCAATGTTTCAGCCAAAAACTCGATACTTTTTTCATAGTTAGGTATTACTGCAAATTTGAATAGTTCTGAGTTAAATTGTTTTCCCATAGCAAGTTTTTTTTGATATCAAAATAAATAATAAGAGCCGTCAACTTTAATCTGGACGGCTCTTTATATTTTTCCTTTTTTTATGTTTTGTTTTTTGCTTGCAGATAGATTTGCAGCCATCTATATGTTATAATTGTCATAAATTGAATAGTTTTAGTTCCTATTTTATTAGAATTATTACTGAACTACTTCCCAATACCAACTTCCAAACGTCCCCATAGCGTACACAATAGCGTTTGTCCCAGTGATTCCCGAACTCAGAGTTGCCCAGCCAGTACCATCTGTTTTTGCAATGTTGTTGGCGCCTACTCCTCCTGCGCTGACAAACTTCCCGCCGACGTACAATTCATTATTAAACACGTAAAGATTTCGTACGACACCATCAATCCCGGAACCGACTGGATGCCATGCAATTCCATCCCACTTGGCAATATTGTTGGCGCTGACTCCTGCTATCGAACTGAATCTTCCGCCAACGTACAATTCGTTATTGAACACCGTCATTGCATACACACGAATTGAGTCTACGCTCGACATTCCCGGACTTGCAACCGGCAACCATCGTTCCGCAAGAATATTCCACTTTGTAACATAACTTAAATCTCCGACCGAATCCTGCAACGTGAACGAACCGCCCGCATACAACTCATTATCATACACCGCAAGAGCGTAGACGGTGCTTGGTAATCCGTTTCCAATCTGGTCCCACCGACTTGTTCTCTTTGCAATGTTGTTCACAGGGCGATTACTTGCTTCACTGAATTTTCCCGCCGCAATGAAAGTATTGTTAAAGTACGAAGTTGCATAGACCGGTCCGTTCATTCCGGTTCCGAGCGCTTCCCAACTTGAGCCGTTAAACATTCCAACTCCATGTTGCGCCGCACCCAACTGCCCGAATGTTCCACCTGCATACAATCGTCCATTTGTATCATGGAATGAATATAGATAGTCATTATCATTTGTCAGCGCGCCGACAAGTGTTGAATAAGTCTTACTATCCCAAGCCGTGATTGTTTTCTTTCCCCCGATAAAAATCCGTTCATAGAATCGTTTCAATGCAA contains these protein-coding regions:
- a CDS encoding aminopeptidase translates to MHHLLQDIPVLAELLQGAQNAVNVCLRIQPEEHTVIITDEETMEIAAALAHEIHSIGSSLDVYTLEDFSERPLPGMPQPILEDLEHAQVSIFAAQAQRGELGSRIQMTEVINRKKIRHAHMVNINKQIMTEGMRADFLAVDDLSTRVVNRARKAKHIRATSHAGTDIRVELSDQLRWVKTSGIISRDKWGNLPGGEVFTAPYNINGHFVVDGVVGDYLCQKYGDLKNNPLSITITDNRISNVECANDELRGEFLSYTSTDENSNRAGEFAIGTNIALKGVIGHILQDEKLPGIHIAFGNPYGEHTGQTWNSTTHIDCVGRDFDIWMDEEKIMNNGRFLI
- a CDS encoding DUF3825 domain-containing protein, with the translated sequence MGKQFNSELFKFAVIPNYEKSIEFLAETLADPEEWDFSDSTTKNYSILKNYLEFTFRKLQQEKKIVFTKDNVHACFNTGLVTMNLEDIYAFFEKYKNPRQGFTTPYCFKAFLRKSDNQILRLFSSNLPDVANFFDKPDLLIFNPKCDLIPDIDHILKDNISRFPTHLQNADDAELRRQLVGAIDEVKKRVRTNYKIAVPQYYDGKTQLLLPLCLTSGSPNPDLALVAHKLNEGTYTARTCLTLKMAYNNARLIVKPQSNWLKP